The Mytilus galloprovincialis chromosome 4, xbMytGall1.hap1.1, whole genome shotgun sequence genome contains a region encoding:
- the LOC143073605 gene encoding prolactin-releasing peptide receptor-like, translating into MALVDAEETYIELIFKFFQDNNETDNVDFTRPHVRPSLRYVYPMFMFLHALIGIAGFVGNIGILFIIGKHRLYRDQTHFFLGNIAFADIIKCVVVLPITLANLLIHNWIFGSFLCFFLPMIQCFPIHASMLTYLMIAIDRYRFIVTPFKTRAPTGLCIIGVWVAAVCVVLPYAVYIKFIDLGAILGYRFEGVGICYVNQERHIEEYIRAMFVTLYAMPLAVIGFLCVKVSAELKMLETRPMYSVHYSSNTNSSQVTWPEQNGNVKNDSSTASNEYKPKHTYHGNNNQDTDDDIDVDKEKRTQNYIITMVTLFAMCWCPLNILILVQYFVHENGDNTGHFDITYITFTWFGFLSTCTNPVLFASCHMSDSTKDRLKGYFRFSTKGKQKPARRGKPDQRESFEFEHRVESRPIRVDSV; encoded by the exons ATGGCTTTAGTGGACGCTGAAGAAACCTACATAGAACTGATCTTTAAGTTTTTCCAAGACAACAATGAAACAGATAATGTAGATTTCACCAGACCCCATGTTCGACCGTCACTGCGGTATGTATATCCCATGTTCATGTTCCTCCATGCGTTAATAGGCATTGCTGGATTTGTTGGAAATATTGGAATTCTGTTCATCATTGGAAAACACCGCCTATACCGTGACCAAACACATTTCTTTTTGGGCAACATAGCATTTGCAGACATCATTAAATGTGTTGTTGTACTACCAATAACACTAGCCAATCTGCTCATTCACAATTGGATCTTTGGaagttttctttgtttctttCTGCCTATGATTCAATGCTTTCCAATACATGCTTCCATGTTGACCTATTTAATGATAGCCATTGATAGATATCGCTTTATTGTTACACCATTTAAGACGAGAGCACCTACTGGACTTTGTATTATAGGGGTCTGGGTTGCAGCTGTATGCGTCGTTTTGCCTTATGCggtttatatcaaatttatagaccTTGGTGCTATATTAGGATATCGTTTTGAAGGAGTTGGAATTTGTTACGTTAACCAAGAGCGACATATTGAAGAATACATCCGAGCCATGTTTGTAACATTGTATGCTATGCCATTAGCTGTAATTGGGTTTCTCTGCGTCAAAGTTTCTGCAGAACTCAAAATGTTAGAAACTCGTCCAATGTATAGCGTCCATTATTCCTCCAATACAAATTCATCACAAGTAACATGGCCAGAACAAAATGGTAACGTGAAGAATGATTCATCAACTGCAAGTAACGAATATAAACCCAAACACACATACCACGGAAACAATAATCAAGACACCGATGACGATATTGATGTTGACAAAGAAAAGAGAACTCAGAACTATATAATAACCATGGTAACGTTGTTTGCCATGTGCTGGTGTCCTCTTAATATTCTTATCCTGGTGCAATATTTCGTTCACGAGAATGGGGACAACACCGGTCATTTTGATATAACTTACATAACATTTACCTGGTTTGGATTTTTGTCAACATGTACAAATCCGGTATTGTTCGCATCATGCCATATGTCAGATTCCACCAAAGATCGATTAAAAGGTTATTTCCGTTTTAGcacaaaaggaaaacaaaag cCAGCACGACGTGGGAAACCGGACCAAAGAGAGAGTTTCGAATTTGAACATCGCGTGGAAAGTAGACCCATACGTGTTGATAGTGTATGA